In Propionimicrobium sp. PCR01-08-3, one DNA window encodes the following:
- a CDS encoding ABC transporter permease → MNLKYARNDLRKNKGVNAALLIVLILSAFLMATGAMVAERMFGAVDQLFDQAEPPHFLQMHKGEYDQAALDEFADAHPEITAWLIEDMVGFDSSQLSWQRPATGESGDLSESLIDNLFVVQNDEFDFLLDESGGIPRPDVGEVYVPVSYQQSFGLQTGDDLQVRTETGVQNLTIQGFVRDAQMASSLSSATRFVVSDADFDTLSNAGGGSPEIIVEYLLSDPALASDFQTAYESDDGLPKNGQGVTFEMIRIINVISDGLVAAALVFVSILLIAIALLNVRFVIRGTLADEVREIGAMKAIGLPNATISGLYLSKYSVMTLVACVIGGIGAIFATGALTAKVQVNYAKAPLGVASFVAPIIALAVVFVVVIAICRGVLGSVKRIQVVNALVHGSLLNDAQTARLARRQARRLGRTGLASFKGGDLNRRLALMDLRAEFRQWVLIPVVFALASVLMILPTNLLTTFQSPKFVTYMGAPESDLRVDLQFLGDLDVLRDDVSAAMSEDDRLTDIRVFANRLVETEGDEGWESMRVETGDYSEGTVEFIEGTRPEAGEIALSVLNADKFGLGVGDQMPIRVGETTSQLAVSGIYQDVTSGGYTAKIQGEISGDAVGYVIYADVADGGGASVIADEYGSAFPQASVVAMRAYVDQTLSYVTGAFFSAAAIALIFAVGVAALVTVLYLNLQLARDRHRMGVLSALGFSGAELSAQVRLKTLVSVVAGTALGVIVSATLGEVVVGGALSVAGIGISRLAFIVNPLLVYLGYPLLLIAVGYLGARGVASSLRRGNTSVWLRA, encoded by the coding sequence ATGAATCTCAAGTACGCGCGAAACGACCTCCGCAAGAACAAGGGCGTCAATGCCGCGTTGCTGATCGTGCTCATCCTGAGCGCCTTCCTGATGGCGACCGGGGCCATGGTGGCAGAACGCATGTTCGGTGCGGTCGATCAGCTCTTCGACCAGGCCGAGCCACCGCACTTTCTGCAGATGCACAAGGGCGAGTACGACCAGGCCGCACTGGACGAATTCGCCGATGCGCACCCAGAGATCACCGCATGGCTGATCGAGGACATGGTCGGATTCGACTCCAGCCAGCTCAGCTGGCAGCGTCCGGCCACCGGGGAATCCGGCGATCTGTCCGAGAGCCTCATCGACAACCTCTTCGTGGTGCAAAACGACGAATTCGATTTTCTGCTCGACGAGTCGGGTGGCATCCCCAGGCCCGACGTGGGCGAGGTCTACGTTCCGGTCTCCTATCAGCAGAGCTTCGGGCTCCAGACAGGTGACGACTTGCAGGTCCGCACCGAGACCGGCGTCCAGAACCTGACGATCCAGGGTTTCGTCCGTGACGCTCAGATGGCGTCGTCGCTGTCGTCCGCGACCAGATTCGTGGTCTCCGACGCCGACTTCGACACCTTGTCGAACGCGGGAGGCGGAAGTCCGGAGATCATCGTCGAATATCTGTTGTCGGATCCGGCGCTGGCGTCCGATTTTCAGACCGCCTACGAATCGGACGACGGACTGCCCAAGAACGGTCAGGGCGTTACCTTCGAGATGATCCGGATCATCAATGTGATCAGCGACGGGCTGGTCGCGGCGGCGCTCGTCTTCGTGAGCATCCTGCTGATCGCTATCGCACTGCTCAACGTGCGTTTCGTCATCCGGGGCACGCTCGCCGACGAGGTGCGCGAGATCGGCGCCATGAAGGCGATAGGCCTGCCGAACGCCACGATCTCGGGCCTCTACCTATCGAAATACTCCGTCATGACGCTGGTGGCCTGCGTCATCGGCGGCATCGGCGCGATCTTCGCGACCGGTGCGCTGACCGCCAAGGTTCAGGTGAACTATGCGAAGGCCCCGCTCGGTGTTGCGAGTTTCGTGGCACCGATCATCGCGCTGGCCGTGGTCTTCGTCGTGGTCATCGCGATCTGCCGCGGAGTGCTCGGCAGTGTGAAGAGGATTCAGGTGGTCAATGCTCTGGTGCATGGCAGCCTGCTCAACGACGCTCAGACCGCGCGCTTGGCCAGGCGCCAGGCCCGCAGACTGGGCCGCACCGGCCTCGCGTCGTTCAAAGGCGGCGACCTGAACCGGCGTTTGGCATTGATGGATCTGCGCGCCGAGTTCAGGCAATGGGTGCTCATTCCGGTGGTCTTTGCGTTGGCGTCGGTGCTGATGATCCTGCCGACCAATCTGCTCACCACCTTCCAGAGCCCAAAATTCGTGACCTACATGGGCGCCCCCGAATCCGACCTCCGCGTCGACCTGCAGTTCTTGGGCGATCTCGACGTGCTCCGCGATGATGTGAGCGCCGCGATGAGCGAGGACGACCGGTTGACCGACATCCGGGTCTTCGCGAATCGACTGGTCGAAACCGAGGGCGACGAGGGCTGGGAGAGCATGCGCGTCGAGACCGGCGACTACTCCGAAGGCACGGTCGAGTTCATCGAGGGGACGCGTCCCGAGGCCGGCGAGATCGCATTGTCGGTGCTCAATGCCGACAAGTTCGGCCTGGGCGTCGGCGACCAGATGCCGATCCGGGTCGGTGAGACGACCTCGCAGCTTGCGGTGAGCGGCATCTACCAAGACGTCACCAGCGGGGGATACACCGCCAAGATCCAGGGCGAGATCAGCGGCGACGCCGTGGGGTACGTGATTTATGCGGATGTCGCCGACGGTGGTGGCGCATCGGTGATCGCCGACGAATACGGCAGCGCGTTCCCGCAGGCGAGTGTCGTCGCGATGCGGGCATACGTCGATCAGACCCTGTCATATGTGACCGGCGCCTTCTTCAGCGCCGCCGCGATAGCGCTCATCTTCGCGGTGGGTGTCGCGGCGCTGGTCACCGTCCTCTACCTGAATCTGCAACTGGCCCGGGATCGGCACCGGATGGGCGTGCTGTCGGCGCTGGGCTTCTCGGGCGCAGAACTGAGCGCCCAGGTGCGGCTCAAGACGCTTGTCAGCGTCGTCGCCGGAACCGCACTCGGAGTGATCGTCTCTGCGACGCTCGGTGAAGTGGTCGTCGGCGGGGCGCTGTCGGTGGCCGGTATCGGAATCTCGCGGCTGGCCTTCATCGTGAACCCACTGCTGGTCTACCTCGGCTATCCGCTGCTGCTCATCGCCGTCGGCTATCTGGGCGCCCGAGGGGTCGCGTCCAGCTTGCGGCGCGGCAACACGAGTGTCTGGCTCAGGGCATGA
- a CDS encoding DUF6790 family protein: MWIVEWMRILLLHQFAVSHGIIAVAGFIMNVLYPERTAAPLGWPSGPFQVKYGFAQLGLGVMGVMSIWFHGNFWVGTLVTLYIYGISGLWTHTQEIVRKRKQTGKTDGVGLFNIILDVIYHLVLTWMSLQIPGVWSFE; encoded by the coding sequence ATGTGGATCGTGGAATGGATGCGGATTCTGCTGCTGCACCAGTTCGCGGTCTCGCACGGCATCATCGCGGTCGCGGGCTTCATCATGAATGTGCTCTATCCCGAGCGCACCGCGGCGCCACTCGGCTGGCCGAGCGGGCCCTTCCAGGTGAAATACGGGTTCGCGCAACTCGGTCTCGGCGTGATGGGCGTCATGTCGATCTGGTTCCACGGGAACTTCTGGGTGGGAACCCTCGTCACCCTCTACATCTACGGCATAAGCGGGCTGTGGACGCACACGCAAGAGATCGTTAGGAAGCGCAAGCAGACCGGCAAGACCGACGGGGTGGGACTGTTCAACATCATTCTCGATGTGATCTACCACCTCGTTCTGACCTGGATGTCACTTCAGATACCCGGCGTCTGGTCGTTCGAATGA